One window of the Microtus ochrogaster isolate Prairie Vole_2 chromosome 10, MicOch1.0, whole genome shotgun sequence genome contains the following:
- the Mfap2 gene encoding microfibrillar-associated protein 2 isoform X2 codes for MAMRATCLFLLFLPGLLAQGQYDLDPLPPFPDHVQYNHYGDQIDNADNYYDYQEVSPRPPEEQFQSQQQVPQEVIPAPTPEPPVPGDLETEPTEPGPLDCREEQYPCTRLYSIHKPCKQCLNEVCFYSLRRVYVVNKEICVRTVCAHEELLRGRKTTPCPGSTHYPLHYLAMSHLQGLAWNMCPGPLVRCCKTPPLHPH; via the exons ATGGCCatgagagccacctgcctcttcctgctgttCCTGCCTG GCCTGCTGGCGCAGGGCCAATATGACCTGGATCCTCTCCCCCCATTCCCGGACCATGTCCAGTACAACCACTATGGCGACCAGATTG ACAACGCAGACAACTACTATGACTACCAAG aAGTGAGTCCTCGACCTCCTGAGGAACAGTTCCAGTCCCAGCAGCAAGTCCCGCAGGAAGtcatcccagcccccaccccag AACcgccagttccaggagacctggagACTGAACCCACGGAGCCTGGGCCTCTTG ACTGCCGTGAGGAACAGTACCCGTGCACTCGCCTCTACTCCATCCACAAGCCTTGTAAACAGTGTCTCAATGAGGTCTGCTTCTACAG CCTTCGCCGGGTGTATGTCGTCAACAAGGAAATATGTGTCCGCACAGTCTGTGCCCATGAGGAACTCCTCCGAGGTAGGAAAACCACCCCTTGTCCTGGCAGCACCCACTACCCACTTCACTACCTGGCCATGTCCCACCTGCAAGGTTTAGCATGGAATATGTGCCCAGGCCCACTTGTAAGATGCTGCAAGacccctcccctccatcctcaCTAG
- the Mfap2 gene encoding microfibrillar-associated protein 2 isoform X4, with protein sequence MAMRATCLFLLFLPGLLAQGQYDLDPLPPFPDHVQYNHYGDQIDNADNYYDYQEVSPRPPEEQFQSQQQVPQEVIPAPTPEPPVPGDLETEPTEPGPLDCREEQYPCTRLYSIHKPCKQCLNEVCFYSLRRVYVVNKEICVRTVCAHEELLRADLCRDKFSKCGVMAVSGLCQSVAASCARSCGGC encoded by the exons ATGGCCatgagagccacctgcctcttcctgctgttCCTGCCTG GCCTGCTGGCGCAGGGCCAATATGACCTGGATCCTCTCCCCCCATTCCCGGACCATGTCCAGTACAACCACTATGGCGACCAGATTG ACAACGCAGACAACTACTATGACTACCAAG aAGTGAGTCCTCGACCTCCTGAGGAACAGTTCCAGTCCCAGCAGCAAGTCCCGCAGGAAGtcatcccagcccccaccccag AACcgccagttccaggagacctggagACTGAACCCACGGAGCCTGGGCCTCTTG ACTGCCGTGAGGAACAGTACCCGTGCACTCGCCTCTACTCCATCCACAAGCCTTGTAAACAGTGTCTCAATGAGGTCTGCTTCTACAG CCTTCGCCGGGTGTATGTCGTCAACAAGGAAATATGTGTCCGCACAGTCTGTGCCCATGAGGAACTCCTCCGAG CTGACCTGTGCCGGGACAAGTTCTCCAAGTGTGGCGTGATGGCCGTCAGTGGCCTGTGCCAATCTGTGGCTGCTTCCTGTGCCAGGAGCTGTGGGGGCTGCTAG
- the Mfap2 gene encoding microfibrillar-associated protein 2 isoform X1 — protein MAMRATCLFLLFLPAGLLAQGQYDLDPLPPFPDHVQYNHYGDQIDNADNYYDYQEVSPRPPEEQFQSQQQVPQEVIPAPTPEPPVPGDLETEPTEPGPLDCREEQYPCTRLYSIHKPCKQCLNEVCFYSLRRVYVVNKEICVRTVCAHEELLRGRKTTPCPGSTHYPLHYLAMSHLQGLAWNMCPGPLVRCCKTPPLHPH, from the exons ATGGCCatgagagccacctgcctcttcctgctgttCCTGCCTG CAGGCCTGCTGGCGCAGGGCCAATATGACCTGGATCCTCTCCCCCCATTCCCGGACCATGTCCAGTACAACCACTATGGCGACCAGATTG ACAACGCAGACAACTACTATGACTACCAAG aAGTGAGTCCTCGACCTCCTGAGGAACAGTTCCAGTCCCAGCAGCAAGTCCCGCAGGAAGtcatcccagcccccaccccag AACcgccagttccaggagacctggagACTGAACCCACGGAGCCTGGGCCTCTTG ACTGCCGTGAGGAACAGTACCCGTGCACTCGCCTCTACTCCATCCACAAGCCTTGTAAACAGTGTCTCAATGAGGTCTGCTTCTACAG CCTTCGCCGGGTGTATGTCGTCAACAAGGAAATATGTGTCCGCACAGTCTGTGCCCATGAGGAACTCCTCCGAGGTAGGAAAACCACCCCTTGTCCTGGCAGCACCCACTACCCACTTCACTACCTGGCCATGTCCCACCTGCAAGGTTTAGCATGGAATATGTGCCCAGGCCCACTTGTAAGATGCTGCAAGacccctcccctccatcctcaCTAG
- the Mfap2 gene encoding microfibrillar-associated protein 2 isoform X3, with translation MAMRATCLFLLFLPAGLLAQGQYDLDPLPPFPDHVQYNHYGDQIDNADNYYDYQEVSPRPPEEQFQSQQQVPQEVIPAPTPEPPVPGDLETEPTEPGPLDCREEQYPCTRLYSIHKPCKQCLNEVCFYSLRRVYVVNKEICVRTVCAHEELLRADLCRDKFSKCGVMAVSGLCQSVAASCARSCGGC, from the exons ATGGCCatgagagccacctgcctcttcctgctgttCCTGCCTG CAGGCCTGCTGGCGCAGGGCCAATATGACCTGGATCCTCTCCCCCCATTCCCGGACCATGTCCAGTACAACCACTATGGCGACCAGATTG ACAACGCAGACAACTACTATGACTACCAAG aAGTGAGTCCTCGACCTCCTGAGGAACAGTTCCAGTCCCAGCAGCAAGTCCCGCAGGAAGtcatcccagcccccaccccag AACcgccagttccaggagacctggagACTGAACCCACGGAGCCTGGGCCTCTTG ACTGCCGTGAGGAACAGTACCCGTGCACTCGCCTCTACTCCATCCACAAGCCTTGTAAACAGTGTCTCAATGAGGTCTGCTTCTACAG CCTTCGCCGGGTGTATGTCGTCAACAAGGAAATATGTGTCCGCACAGTCTGTGCCCATGAGGAACTCCTCCGAG CTGACCTGTGCCGGGACAAGTTCTCCAAGTGTGGCGTGATGGCCGTCAGTGGCCTGTGCCAATCTGTGGCTGCTTCCTGTGCCAGGAGCTGTGGGGGCTGCTAG